A genomic region of Sandaracinaceae bacterium contains the following coding sequences:
- a CDS encoding CAP domain-containing protein yields MRSIAIWGLALGLFGCAGEGPGGATCADQTLEVCQVFTVVNQERAAEGLPAYGWSPELALSAQLHAEDMHANDYFSHESQDGRSFVDRTTAAGYMGAPRGENIARGQRSPEQVMESWMGSDGHRRNILAEGSNEIGVGFIDFHWVQVFGRGAEPMD; encoded by the coding sequence ATGCGATCGATCGCGATCTGGGGGCTGGCCCTCGGGCTCTTCGGGTGCGCCGGTGAAGGCCCCGGCGGGGCGACGTGCGCCGATCAGACCCTCGAGGTCTGTCAGGTGTTCACGGTCGTCAACCAGGAGCGCGCGGCAGAGGGGCTGCCCGCCTACGGGTGGAGCCCCGAGCTGGCGCTGTCGGCGCAGCTTCACGCCGAGGACATGCACGCCAACGACTACTTCAGCCACGAGTCGCAGGACGGACGCAGCTTCGTCGACCGGACGACCGCGGCCGGCTACATGGGCGCGCCGCGCGGCGAGAACATCGCGCGCGGGCAGCGCTCACCCGAGCAGGTGATGGAGAGCTGGATGGGCTCCGACGGCCACCGGCGGAACATCCTCGCGGAGGGCTCGAACGAGATCGGCGTGGGCTTCATCGACTTCCACTGGGTGCAGGTCTTCGGCCGCGGCGCCGAGCCGATGGACTGA